One window from the genome of Anomalospiza imberbis isolate Cuckoo-Finch-1a 21T00152 chromosome 13, ASM3175350v1, whole genome shotgun sequence encodes:
- the HDC gene encoding histidine decarboxylase isoform X6 produces MEPEEYRQRGKEMVDYICQYLSNVRERRVTPDVQPGYMRAQLPDSAPVDPDSWDNIFGDIEKIIMPGVVHWQSPHMHAYFPALTSWPSLLGDMLADAINCLGFTWASSPACTELEMNVMDWLAKMLGLPDKFLHHHPDSVGGGVLQSTVSESTLVALLAARKNKILEMKVSEPDTDESSLNSRLVAYASDQAHSSVEKAGLISLVKIKFLPVDENFSLRGETLKKAIAEDRKKGLVPVFVCATLGTTGVCAFDNLSELGPVCDAEGLWLHIDAAYAGTAFVCPEFRLFLDGIEYADSFTFNPSKWMMVHFDCTGFWVKDKYKLHQTFSVNPVYLRHANSGAAIDFMHWQIPLSRRFRSLKLWFVLRSFGVKKLQAHVRQGTETAKFFESLVKSDPLFEIPAKRHLGLVVFRLKGPNWLTEKLLKELSSSGRLFLIPATIHDKFIIRFTVTSQFTTREDILQDWSIIQHTAAQIISQNYGLHYINSGDGAGIPTTIVQPTSDAISNVPQLYLDGGKYKTPSRKTVVQPKKLSARKRQHVPLAAPVCQ; encoded by the exons ATGGAGCCTGAGGAGTACAGACAGAGAG GGAAAGAGATGGTGGATTACATTTGCCAGTACCTGAGCAATGTGAGAGAGAGACGGGTGACTCCTGATGTACAGCCAGGTTACATGAGAGCCCAGCTGCCAGACTCTGCCCCAGTGGACCCAGACAGCTGGGACAATATCTTTGGAGATATAGAGAAGATTATTATGCCAGGG GTAGTCCATTGGCAAAGTCCACACATGCATGCCTACTTTCCAGCTCTAACTTCTTGGCCTTCACTCCTTGGAGATATGTTGGCTGACGCAATTAACTGCTTGGGATTCACATGG gcctccagcccagcctgtaCAGAACTGGAAATGAATGTGATGGATTGGTTGGCTAAAATGCTGGGCCTTCCAGATAAATTCCTGCACCACCATCCTGATAGTGTGGGTGGAGGAGTATTACAG AGCACTGTGAGCGAATCAACCTTGGTTGCACTGCTGGCAGCAAGGAAGAACAAAATTCTGGAGATGAAGGTTTCTGAGCCAGACACTGATGAGTCCTCGCTCAATTCTCGCCTTGTCGCTTATGCATCTGACCAA gcACATTCCTCTGTAGAAAAGGCTGGCTTGATTTCTCTTGTGAAGATAAAATTTCTGCCTGTGGATGAGAACTTTTCCCTCAGAGGTGAAACTTTGAAGAAAGCCAttgcagaagacagaaaaaaaggccTAGTGCCAGTCTTT gTTTGTGCAACGTTGGGTACAACTGGTGTCTGTGCTTTTGACAATCTTTCAGAACTGGGTCCAGTTT GTGATGCTGAGGGACTCTGGCTTCATATTGATGCTGCATATGCAGGAACAGCATTTGTATGTCCTGAATTTCGATTGTTTTTGGATGGAATTGAATATGCAGATTCCTTTACTTTTAATCCTTCTAAGTGGATGATGGTCCATTTTGACTGCACTGGATTTTG GGTTAAAGATAAATACAAGTTGCATCAAACCTTCAGTGTTAACCCTGTCTACCTCAGACATGCCAATTCAGGAGCTGCAATTGACTTCATG CACTGGCAGATTCCACTGAGTCGTCGATTCCGTTCTTTGAAGCTGTGGTTTGTGCTTCGTTCATTTGGGGTGAAAAAGCTTCAAGCTCATGTCCGACAG GGTACTGAAACAGCCAAATTCTTTGAATCCTTGGTTAAAAGTGACCCACTCTTTGAAATTCCTGCCAAGAGACATCTTGGGCTGGTTGTATTTCGCCTAAAG GGTCCCAATTGGCTGACAGAAAAACTCCTGAAAGAACTGAGCAGTTCTGGCAGGCTCTTCCTCATTCCAGCAACCATCCACGACAAGTTCATCATCCGCTTTACTGTGACATCTCAGTTCACAACCAGGGAAGATATTCTGCAGGACTGGAGCATCATTCAACACACTGCAGCCCAAATTATTAGCCAGAATTATGGGTTGCACTACATCAATTCTGGTGATGGGGCAGGAATCCCCACTACAATAGTTCAGCCTACTTCTGATGCCATTAGCAATGTTCCTCAGCTTTACTTAGATGGAGGAAAATACAAAACACCTTCTAGAAAAACAGTAGTACAGCCTAAGAAATTATCA GCAAGAAAAAGACAGCACGTTCCCTTAGCTGCACCAGTGTGCCAGTGA
- the HDC gene encoding histidine decarboxylase isoform X7: MEPEEYRQRGKEMVDYICQYLSNVRERRVTPDVQPGYMRAQLPDSAPVDPDSWDNIFGDIEKIIMPGVVHWQSPHMHAYFPALTSWPSLLGDMLADAINCLGFTWASSPACTELEMNVMDWLAKMLGLPDKFLHHHPDSVGGGVLQSTVSESTLVALLAARKNKILEMKVSEPDTDESSLNSRLVAYASDQAHSSVEKAGLISLVKIKFLPVDENFSLRGETLKKAIAEDRKKGLVPVFVCATLGTTGVCAFDNLSELGPVCDAEGLWLHIDAAYAGTAFVCPEFRLFLDGIEYADSFTFNPSKWMMVHFDCTGFWVKDKYKLHQTFSVNPVYLRHANSGAAIDFMHWQIPLSRRFRSLKLWFVLRSFGVKKLQAHVRQGTETAKFFESLVKSDPLFEIPAKRHLGLVVFRLKGPNWLTEKLLKELSSSGRLFLIPATIHDKFIIRFTVTSQFTTREDILQDWSIIQHTAAQIISQNYGLHYINSGDGAGIPTTIVQPTSDAISNVPQLYLDGGKYKTPSRKTVVQPKKLSLFICSRQEKDSTFP; encoded by the exons ATGGAGCCTGAGGAGTACAGACAGAGAG GGAAAGAGATGGTGGATTACATTTGCCAGTACCTGAGCAATGTGAGAGAGAGACGGGTGACTCCTGATGTACAGCCAGGTTACATGAGAGCCCAGCTGCCAGACTCTGCCCCAGTGGACCCAGACAGCTGGGACAATATCTTTGGAGATATAGAGAAGATTATTATGCCAGGG GTAGTCCATTGGCAAAGTCCACACATGCATGCCTACTTTCCAGCTCTAACTTCTTGGCCTTCACTCCTTGGAGATATGTTGGCTGACGCAATTAACTGCTTGGGATTCACATGG gcctccagcccagcctgtaCAGAACTGGAAATGAATGTGATGGATTGGTTGGCTAAAATGCTGGGCCTTCCAGATAAATTCCTGCACCACCATCCTGATAGTGTGGGTGGAGGAGTATTACAG AGCACTGTGAGCGAATCAACCTTGGTTGCACTGCTGGCAGCAAGGAAGAACAAAATTCTGGAGATGAAGGTTTCTGAGCCAGACACTGATGAGTCCTCGCTCAATTCTCGCCTTGTCGCTTATGCATCTGACCAA gcACATTCCTCTGTAGAAAAGGCTGGCTTGATTTCTCTTGTGAAGATAAAATTTCTGCCTGTGGATGAGAACTTTTCCCTCAGAGGTGAAACTTTGAAGAAAGCCAttgcagaagacagaaaaaaaggccTAGTGCCAGTCTTT gTTTGTGCAACGTTGGGTACAACTGGTGTCTGTGCTTTTGACAATCTTTCAGAACTGGGTCCAGTTT GTGATGCTGAGGGACTCTGGCTTCATATTGATGCTGCATATGCAGGAACAGCATTTGTATGTCCTGAATTTCGATTGTTTTTGGATGGAATTGAATATGCAGATTCCTTTACTTTTAATCCTTCTAAGTGGATGATGGTCCATTTTGACTGCACTGGATTTTG GGTTAAAGATAAATACAAGTTGCATCAAACCTTCAGTGTTAACCCTGTCTACCTCAGACATGCCAATTCAGGAGCTGCAATTGACTTCATG CACTGGCAGATTCCACTGAGTCGTCGATTCCGTTCTTTGAAGCTGTGGTTTGTGCTTCGTTCATTTGGGGTGAAAAAGCTTCAAGCTCATGTCCGACAG GGTACTGAAACAGCCAAATTCTTTGAATCCTTGGTTAAAAGTGACCCACTCTTTGAAATTCCTGCCAAGAGACATCTTGGGCTGGTTGTATTTCGCCTAAAG GGTCCCAATTGGCTGACAGAAAAACTCCTGAAAGAACTGAGCAGTTCTGGCAGGCTCTTCCTCATTCCAGCAACCATCCACGACAAGTTCATCATCCGCTTTACTGTGACATCTCAGTTCACAACCAGGGAAGATATTCTGCAGGACTGGAGCATCATTCAACACACTGCAGCCCAAATTATTAGCCAGAATTATGGGTTGCACTACATCAATTCTGGTGATGGGGCAGGAATCCCCACTACAATAGTTCAGCCTACTTCTGATGCCATTAGCAATGTTCCTCAGCTTTACTTAGATGGAGGAAAATACAAAACACCTTCTAGAAAAACAGTAGTACAGCCTAAGAAATTATCA CTATTTATCTGTTCAAGGCAAGAAAAAGACAGCACGTTCCCTTAG